One Thauera sp. K11 DNA window includes the following coding sequences:
- the cobA gene encoding uroporphyrinogen-III C-methyltransferase, with translation MPHALLQSHAAVSVAGLPSRLRNRSSLAPYRPRASRPGDAAAPCRPAGEGGKVWLVGAGPGDPDLLTLKAARLLAAAEAVVYDHLVGTDILQMIPPAARRVYAGKEAGNHALPQAQINQVLVDLAREGLQVVRLKGGDPFIFGRGGEEMQAVTAAGLPCEIVPGITAAAGAAAATGIPLTHREHAQTLVFATGHLKNDSVDLDWTALARPKQTVVIYMGLGALDIICRELAAHGLPADTPAAVIHAATTPQQCGVHSTLAGLPGAVREAGIRAPALIVIGEVVGVEGCLADSAPARFERQAAAG, from the coding sequence ATGCCTCATGCCTTGCTGCAGTCCCACGCCGCCGTGTCCGTCGCCGGCCTGCCCTCACGCCTGCGCAACCGCAGCAGCCTCGCCCCGTACCGGCCGCGCGCGTCCAGGCCCGGCGACGCGGCCGCGCCGTGCCGCCCTGCGGGCGAAGGCGGCAAGGTGTGGCTGGTCGGCGCCGGGCCGGGCGATCCGGACCTGCTGACGCTCAAGGCGGCGCGCCTGCTCGCCGCGGCCGAGGCGGTGGTGTACGACCATCTCGTCGGCACGGACATCCTGCAGATGATCCCGCCCGCGGCACGCCGCGTGTATGCCGGCAAGGAAGCCGGCAACCACGCCCTACCGCAGGCGCAGATCAACCAGGTGCTCGTGGACCTGGCGCGCGAGGGCCTGCAGGTGGTCAGGCTCAAGGGGGGAGACCCCTTCATCTTCGGCCGCGGCGGCGAGGAGATGCAGGCGGTGACGGCGGCCGGCCTGCCCTGTGAGATCGTCCCCGGCATCACCGCGGCCGCCGGCGCGGCCGCCGCCACCGGCATCCCGCTCACCCACCGCGAGCACGCGCAGACGCTGGTGTTCGCCACCGGCCACCTGAAGAACGACAGCGTCGATCTCGACTGGACCGCCCTCGCCCGCCCCAAGCAGACGGTGGTGATCTACATGGGGCTGGGCGCGCTCGACATCATCTGCCGCGAACTGGCCGCCCACGGGCTGCCGGCCGATACCCCCGCGGCGGTGATCCACGCCGCGACGACGCCGCAGCAGTGCGGCGTGCACAGCACGCTCGCCGGGCTGCCCGGCGCGGTGCGCGAGGCCGGCATCCGCGCCCCCGCGCTGATCGTGATCGGCGAGGTGGTCGGCGTCGAAGGCTGTCTTGCGGATTCCGCGCCGGCGCGGTTCGAACGGCAGGCCGCCGCGGGCTGA
- a CDS encoding nitrite reductase — protein MQNKGWIGKTLALAMLPMAVGAVWAQSAPEMTADEKAKAKQIYFERCAGCHGVLRKGATGKNLEPHWAKTMPDGTKMEGGTLKLGTERLEKIISYGTEGGMVNYDDILTKEEINLMARYIQNTPDVPPEFSLKDMKDSWKLIVPVDQRPKKQLNKVNLKNVFAITLRDAGKLALVDGDTHKIWKVLDTGYAVHISRLSASGRYVYTVGRDGLTTIIDMWYEEPTTVATVRLGSDARSVDTSKFKGYEDKYLIGGTYWPPQYSIMDGETLEPIKIVSTRGQTVDGEYHPEPRVASIVASMVKPEWVVNVKETGQIMLVDYTDIKNLKTTTIESAKFLHDGGWDMSKRYFMVAANASNKVAAVDTKTGKLAALVDTAKIPHPGRGANFVHPQFGPVWATGHLGDAVVSLISTASDDPKYAKYKSNNWKVVQQLKMPGAGNLFVKTHPKSKHFWADAPMNPEREIAESVYVFDMNDLSKEPTRLDVAKDSGLPESKAIRRATHPEYNEAGNEVWISLWGGKTDQSAIVIYDDKTLKLKKVITDPAIVTPTGKFNVFNTMHDVY, from the coding sequence ATGCAAAACAAGGGCTGGATCGGGAAAACGCTGGCGTTGGCGATGCTGCCGATGGCGGTAGGGGCCGTGTGGGCGCAGAGCGCGCCGGAAATGACGGCTGACGAAAAGGCGAAGGCCAAGCAGATCTATTTCGAGCGCTGTGCGGGGTGCCATGGCGTGCTGCGCAAGGGCGCCACCGGCAAGAACCTGGAGCCGCACTGGGCGAAGACGATGCCCGACGGCACCAAGATGGAAGGCGGCACGCTGAAGCTGGGCACCGAGCGCCTGGAAAAGATCATTTCCTACGGTACCGAAGGCGGGATGGTCAATTACGACGACATCCTGACCAAGGAAGAAATCAACCTGATGGCGCGTTACATCCAGAACACGCCCGACGTGCCGCCCGAGTTCTCGCTGAAGGACATGAAGGACAGCTGGAAGTTGATCGTGCCGGTCGACCAGCGTCCGAAGAAGCAACTGAACAAGGTCAACCTGAAGAACGTGTTCGCGATCACGCTGCGCGACGCCGGCAAGCTCGCGCTGGTCGACGGCGACACGCACAAGATCTGGAAGGTGCTCGACACCGGCTACGCGGTGCACATCTCGCGCCTGTCGGCTTCCGGCCGCTACGTGTATACCGTGGGCCGCGACGGCCTGACCACGATCATCGACATGTGGTACGAGGAGCCGACCACGGTGGCCACCGTGCGCCTGGGTTCGGACGCGCGCTCGGTCGATACGTCCAAGTTCAAGGGCTACGAGGACAAGTACCTGATCGGCGGTACCTACTGGCCGCCCCAGTATTCGATCATGGACGGCGAAACGCTCGAACCGATCAAGATCGTTTCGACCCGCGGCCAGACGGTGGATGGGGAATACCACCCCGAGCCGCGCGTGGCCTCCATCGTCGCGTCGATGGTGAAGCCCGAATGGGTGGTGAACGTGAAGGAAACCGGCCAGATCATGCTGGTGGACTACACGGACATCAAGAACCTGAAGACCACCACCATCGAGTCGGCGAAGTTCCTGCATGACGGCGGCTGGGACATGTCCAAGCGCTACTTCATGGTGGCGGCCAATGCGTCCAACAAGGTCGCCGCGGTCGACACCAAGACCGGCAAGCTGGCGGCGCTGGTCGATACGGCGAAGATCCCGCACCCGGGGCGCGGCGCCAACTTCGTGCATCCGCAGTTCGGCCCGGTGTGGGCGACCGGCCACCTCGGCGACGCCGTCGTGTCGCTGATCTCCACGGCGTCGGACGATCCGAAGTACGCCAAGTACAAGAGCAACAACTGGAAGGTGGTGCAGCAACTGAAGATGCCGGGCGCGGGCAACCTGTTCGTCAAGACGCATCCGAAGTCCAAGCACTTCTGGGCCGACGCGCCGATGAACCCGGAACGCGAGATCGCCGAGTCGGTGTATGTGTTCGACATGAACGATCTCTCCAAGGAGCCGACGCGCCTGGACGTCGCCAAGGATTCCGGCCTGCCGGAAAGCAAGGCGATCCGCCGCGCGACGCACCCCGAGTACAACGAGGCCGGCAACGAAGTGTGGATCTCGCTGTGGGGCGGCAAGACCGACCAGTCGGCGATCGTCATCTATGACGACAAGACGCTCAAGCTGAAGAAGGTCATCACCGACCCGGCGATCGTCACGCCGACCGGCAAGTTCAACGTCTTCAACACCATGCACGACGTTTATTGA
- a CDS encoding NapC/NirT family cytochrome c, translating to MTDRDSSTKQEHAGGFFSRLRRPSSKYSLGVLLVAGFVIGVSFWGGFNTVLEATNTEKFCISCHEMYDNVYVEYKETIHYTNRTGVRATCPDCHVPKDWTHKMIRKVQASKEVWGKLTGSIDTREKFEAKRLQLARSEWKRMKAADSRECRNCHTLESMNPEAQKQRARKQHEIAKEDKMTCIDCHKGIAHHKPEGMTEADEE from the coding sequence ATGACTGATCGTGACAGCAGCACCAAACAAGAACATGCCGGCGGGTTCTTCTCCCGTCTGCGCCGTCCGTCGTCGAAGTATTCGCTGGGCGTTTTGCTGGTCGCAGGTTTCGTCATCGGCGTGTCGTTCTGGGGCGGTTTCAACACCGTGCTGGAAGCGACCAACACCGAGAAGTTCTGCATTTCCTGCCATGAGATGTACGACAACGTCTACGTGGAATACAAGGAAACCATCCACTACACCAACCGCACCGGCGTGCGCGCCACCTGTCCCGACTGCCACGTGCCGAAAGACTGGACGCACAAGATGATCCGCAAGGTGCAGGCATCCAAGGAGGTCTGGGGCAAGCTGACCGGCTCCATCGACACGCGCGAGAAGTTCGAGGCCAAGCGGCTGCAACTGGCGCGCAGTGAATGGAAGAGGATGAAGGCCGCCGATTCCCGCGAATGCCGCAACTGCCACACGCTGGAGAGCATGAACCCCGAGGCGCAGAAGCAGCGTGCGCGCAAGCAGCACGAGATCGCCAAGGAAGACAAGATGACCTGCATCGACTGCCACAAAGGCATCGCGCACCACAAGCCCGAAGGCATGACCGAGGCGGACGAGGAGTGA
- a CDS encoding ethylbenzene dehydrogenase-related protein: MKRTMIAGAVGAALALGAGAAVAAAPADWSKVASKDITLFYPGVSPLEWINKGTEHGGARALKKGETCADCHHEETADMGKKMASGQKIEPSPIPGKAAFIPVKVQAAHDGENLYLRFSWKQPAASGGAKMDDKNPVKIAFMLESGGKVELANQAGCWATCHADSRTMPGAAETKTKYVKGGSLAEGKFYDLHQWRSGEKKAYDGYVADKRVMEGGKALVSADGKQNGDTWTVVFARKFAGGEGDVALEAGKVYNFGFAIHDDSASGRFHHVSLGYKLGIDTKADITAAKQ, from the coding sequence ATGAAACGAACGATGATTGCCGGCGCCGTGGGCGCAGCCCTTGCGCTCGGTGCCGGAGCTGCGGTCGCGGCGGCGCCGGCCGACTGGAGCAAGGTGGCGTCCAAGGACATCACCCTGTTCTATCCGGGCGTGTCGCCGCTGGAATGGATCAACAAGGGCACCGAGCACGGCGGTGCGCGCGCGCTCAAGAAGGGCGAGACCTGTGCCGACTGCCACCACGAGGAAACGGCCGACATGGGCAAGAAGATGGCCAGCGGCCAGAAGATCGAGCCCAGCCCGATCCCGGGCAAGGCGGCCTTCATTCCGGTCAAGGTGCAGGCGGCGCATGACGGCGAGAACCTGTACCTGCGCTTCAGCTGGAAGCAGCCGGCCGCCTCCGGCGGCGCCAAGATGGACGACAAGAACCCGGTGAAGATCGCCTTCATGCTGGAATCGGGCGGCAAGGTGGAGCTGGCCAACCAGGCCGGATGCTGGGCGACTTGCCATGCCGACTCGCGCACGATGCCGGGCGCGGCCGAGACCAAGACCAAGTACGTCAAGGGCGGCTCGCTCGCCGAAGGCAAGTTCTACGACCTCCACCAGTGGCGCAGCGGCGAGAAGAAGGCGTACGACGGCTACGTCGCCGACAAGCGCGTCATGGAAGGCGGCAAGGCGCTGGTGAGCGCCGACGGCAAGCAGAACGGCGACACCTGGACGGTGGTGTTCGCGCGCAAGTTCGCGGGCGGCGAGGGCGACGTGGCACTGGAGGCCGGCAAGGTCTACAACTTCGGCTTCGCCATCCACGACGACAGCGCCAGCGGCCGCTTCCACCACGTCTCGCTCGGCTACAAGCTGGGCATCGACACCAAGGCCGACATCACCGCCGCCAAGCAGTAG
- a CDS encoding cupredoxin domain-containing protein — translation MRAMFRATLAGGLLVLGLAPPLQAAEQVVEAAGYKFVPAEVRIRPGDSVVWVNREKRVSHSVLFAATGEESPRFFPDERWSRTFEQAGRFEYRCGPHPEMTGVVIVGD, via the coding sequence ATGCGTGCGATGTTCCGGGCCACCCTGGCGGGTGGCCTGTTGGTGCTGGGGCTGGCGCCGCCGCTGCAGGCCGCCGAGCAGGTCGTCGAAGCCGCCGGCTACAAGTTCGTGCCGGCCGAGGTACGCATCCGGCCCGGCGATTCGGTGGTGTGGGTGAACCGCGAGAAGCGCGTCAGCCATTCGGTGCTGTTCGCCGCCACCGGGGAGGAGTCGCCCCGTTTCTTCCCCGACGAGCGGTGGTCGCGCACCTTCGAGCAGGCCGGCCGCTTCGAGTACCGCTGCGGCCCGCATCCCGAGATGACCGGCGTGGTCATCGTCGGCGACTGA
- a CDS encoding c-type cytochrome, translating to MKPPPLLVHVAVFIGAALIAAYASAAEEGGAPRAGSPRYRELVHIVRQDCGSCHGLTLAGGLGPALTPGALAGKPADSLVATIVGGRPGTPMPPFVGIVSEAEAGWIVDQLMRGFPADGGAGAPAH from the coding sequence GTGAAACCTCCGCCTCTCCTCGTCCATGTCGCCGTATTCATCGGCGCCGCCCTGATCGCCGCCTACGCGTCCGCCGCCGAAGAGGGCGGCGCGCCGCGCGCCGGCTCCCCGCGCTACCGCGAGCTGGTGCACATCGTCCGCCAGGACTGCGGCTCCTGTCACGGGCTGACGCTTGCCGGCGGGCTGGGCCCTGCGCTGACGCCGGGCGCGCTCGCCGGCAAGCCCGCCGACAGCCTCGTCGCCACCATCGTCGGCGGCCGGCCCGGCACGCCGATGCCGCCTTTCGTCGGCATCGTCAGCGAAGCCGAGGCGGGGTGGATCGTCGATCAACTGATGCGCGGCTTTCCCGCCGATGGCGGGGCCGGCGCGCCGGCCCACTGA
- a CDS encoding cytochrome D1 domain-containing protein, producing the protein MSLQPARLAPTVLWAILLPAIVVLLSACGTLPQETRLRGTGDLGVVIERADGRVQVVETSGRSVLARVNGLGDLSHASVVFSRDGRYAYVFGRDGGLTKVDLLTASIAGRVVQGGNSIGGAISQDGRIVVAQNYEPGGIKAFDADTLELIADVPAAYGNEGRRSKVVGLADLPGNRFIYSLFDAGEIRITDLSDRGKPVTQTFAAGRQPYDALVTPDGRHYIAGLFGEDGLAMLDLWQPEKGVRKILSGYGRGEQPLPVFKMPHLRGWAVAGGRAYLPAIGRHEVLVVDTDTWQEVGRIAVKSQPVFVMARPDGREVWVNFAFPDNGWVQVVDTMSLGITDTLQPGRAILHMEFTPRGEEVWLSARDDNRVVVYDTKSHRQVAQFDAASPSGIFFTSRAARTGF; encoded by the coding sequence ATGTCTCTGCAACCCGCTCGCCTCGCGCCAACCGTGCTGTGGGCGATTCTGCTGCCGGCCATCGTGGTGCTGCTGTCGGCCTGCGGCACGCTGCCGCAGGAAACCCGGCTGCGCGGCACCGGCGACCTGGGCGTCGTCATCGAACGCGCCGACGGCCGCGTACAGGTCGTCGAAACCAGCGGCCGCAGCGTGCTCGCCCGGGTGAACGGGCTGGGCGACCTGTCGCACGCCTCGGTGGTGTTCTCGCGCGATGGCCGCTACGCCTACGTGTTCGGCCGCGACGGCGGGCTCACCAAGGTGGACCTGCTGACCGCCAGCATCGCCGGCCGCGTGGTGCAGGGCGGCAACTCCATCGGCGGCGCCATCTCGCAGGACGGCCGCATCGTCGTCGCGCAGAACTACGAGCCCGGCGGCATCAAGGCTTTCGACGCCGACACGCTGGAGCTGATCGCCGACGTGCCCGCCGCCTACGGCAACGAAGGCAGGCGCTCCAAGGTGGTGGGGCTCGCCGACCTGCCGGGCAACCGCTTCATCTATTCGCTGTTCGACGCCGGCGAGATCCGCATCACCGATCTCTCCGACCGCGGGAAGCCGGTCACGCAGACCTTCGCCGCCGGCAGGCAACCCTACGATGCGCTGGTGACGCCCGACGGTCGCCACTACATCGCCGGCCTCTTCGGCGAGGATGGCCTGGCGATGCTGGACCTGTGGCAGCCGGAGAAGGGCGTGCGCAAGATCCTCTCCGGCTACGGCCGCGGCGAGCAGCCGCTGCCGGTGTTCAAGATGCCCCACCTGCGTGGCTGGGCGGTGGCGGGCGGGCGTGCCTACCTGCCGGCGATCGGCCGCCACGAGGTGCTGGTGGTCGACACGGACACCTGGCAGGAGGTCGGCCGCATCGCGGTGAAGAGCCAGCCGGTGTTCGTCATGGCGCGCCCCGACGGCCGCGAGGTGTGGGTGAACTTCGCCTTTCCGGACAACGGCTGGGTGCAGGTCGTGGATACCATGAGCCTCGGGATCACCGACACGCTGCAGCCGGGCCGGGCGATCCTGCACATGGAGTTCACCCCGCGCGGAGAGGAAGTCTGGCTGTCCGCGCGCGACGACAACCGCGTCGTCGTCTATGACACGAAGAGCCACAGGCAGGTCGCGCAGTTCGACGCCGCCAGCCCGAGCGGCATCTTCTTCACCAGCCGCGCCGCGCGTACGGGGTTCTGA
- the ahbB gene encoding siroheme decarboxylase subunit beta, with protein MSTTPRHVRLPRTLDAAGFRLLNDWQRDFPVVPRPFAQIGAEVGMAEHDVIAAYRRFVDDGLVSRVGAVFAPCRLGASALAALAAPPGRLEEVAARISREPAINHNYQREHAYNLWFVVTAASPGGLREVVAGIERDTGCAVIVLPLEEEFHIDLGFDLKTGGRARRHACHALDAGAASPAAAVPMESACALPALERDLVTALQAGLPLVAEPFAALGARAGLSAGMAMELIERWLAEGLVRRFGVVVRHHELGLGANAMCVWDVPDEVVSGLGRRLAAEPAVTLCYRRRRALPGWPYNLFCMIHGSARGEVLAARDDLAARLGLDAHPHDVLFSCRRFKQTGACYLPPREAAHA; from the coding sequence ATGAGCACTACGCCACGCCACGTCCGTCTGCCCCGAACGCTGGATGCGGCGGGCTTTCGCCTGCTCAACGACTGGCAGCGCGACTTTCCCGTCGTGCCGCGGCCGTTCGCGCAGATCGGCGCCGAGGTCGGCATGGCCGAGCACGACGTCATCGCCGCCTATCGCCGCTTCGTCGACGACGGCCTGGTGAGCCGCGTCGGCGCGGTGTTCGCGCCGTGCCGGCTCGGCGCCAGCGCGCTCGCCGCACTCGCCGCCCCGCCCGGGCGGCTGGAAGAGGTGGCGGCGCGGATCAGCCGCGAGCCGGCGATCAACCACAACTACCAGCGCGAGCATGCCTACAACCTGTGGTTCGTCGTCACCGCGGCATCGCCCGGGGGCCTGCGCGAAGTGGTGGCCGGCATCGAGCGCGACACCGGCTGCGCGGTGATCGTGCTGCCGCTGGAGGAAGAGTTCCACATCGATCTCGGCTTCGACCTGAAGACCGGCGGCAGGGCGCGGCGGCACGCCTGCCACGCCCTCGATGCGGGAGCGGCTTCGCCCGCCGCCGCGGTGCCGATGGAATCCGCCTGTGCCCTGCCGGCGCTGGAGCGCGACCTGGTCACCGCGCTGCAGGCCGGGCTGCCGCTGGTGGCCGAACCCTTCGCCGCACTCGGGGCGCGCGCCGGGCTGAGCGCCGGCATGGCGATGGAACTGATCGAGCGCTGGCTGGCGGAAGGGCTGGTGCGCCGCTTCGGCGTCGTCGTGCGCCATCACGAACTCGGCCTCGGAGCCAACGCGATGTGCGTGTGGGATGTGCCCGACGAGGTCGTCTCCGGCCTCGGCAGGCGGCTCGCGGCGGAGCCGGCCGTCACGCTGTGCTACCGCCGCCGCCGCGCCCTGCCGGGCTGGCCCTACAACCTCTTCTGCATGATCCACGGCAGCGCGCGCGGCGAGGTGCTGGCCGCGCGCGACGATCTCGCCGCCCGCCTCGGGCTCGACGCCCATCCGCACGACGTGCTGTTCAGTTGCCGCCGCTTCAAGCAGACCGGCGCCTGTTACCTGCCGCCGCGGGAGGCCGCCCATGCCTGA
- a CDS encoding Lrp/AsnC family transcriptional regulator: MPERRGVAARREPDDTDRRLINALQGGFPLVESPYAEVGVRLGLSEDEVLSRLRSLLDDRVLTRFGPMFQIERMGGAFCLAAIAVPEAQWGRIVETVNAFPEVAHNYRREHALNMWFVLATESPQGIADAARRIEAATGLAVHLFPKEREYFVEMKLEA; this comes from the coding sequence ATGCCTGAGCGGCGCGGCGTGGCCGCCAGGCGCGAGCCGGACGACACCGACCGCCGGCTGATCAACGCGCTGCAGGGCGGTTTTCCGCTCGTGGAATCGCCCTATGCCGAGGTCGGCGTGCGGCTCGGCCTGAGCGAGGACGAGGTGCTGTCGCGCCTGCGAAGCCTGCTCGACGACCGCGTGCTGACCCGCTTCGGCCCGATGTTCCAGATCGAGCGCATGGGCGGCGCCTTCTGCCTGGCCGCGATCGCGGTGCCGGAGGCGCAGTGGGGCCGAATCGTCGAGACGGTGAACGCCTTTCCCGAGGTCGCGCACAATTACCGCCGCGAGCACGCGCTCAACATGTGGTTCGTGCTCGCCACCGAATCGCCGCAAGGCATCGCCGACGCCGCGCGCCGCATCGAAGCCGCCACCGGGCTCGCGGTGCACCTGTTCCCGAAGGAGCGCGAATACTTCGTCGAGATGAAGCTGGAGGCTTGA
- the ahbB gene encoding siroheme decarboxylase subunit beta, whose protein sequence is MNTSSPAAAQDDLDRRLVLATQAGLPLVPRPYAAVAQQVDASEEEVRRRLAAMLESGRIRRIGAVPNHYAIGYTANGMSVWDIDDAVVDAVGERVGALDFVTHCYRRPRHLPDWPYNLFAMVHAPGREEALARVGEIAALIEGGFPGACRGRDVLFSNGILKKTGLRIGG, encoded by the coding sequence ATGAACACCTCTTCGCCCGCCGCCGCGCAGGACGACCTGGACCGCCGCCTCGTGCTCGCCACCCAGGCCGGCCTGCCGCTGGTGCCGCGTCCCTATGCCGCCGTCGCGCAGCAGGTGGACGCCAGCGAGGAGGAGGTGCGCCGGCGGCTGGCGGCCATGCTCGAATCCGGCCGCATCCGCCGCATCGGCGCGGTGCCCAACCACTACGCCATCGGCTACACCGCCAACGGCATGAGCGTATGGGACATCGACGACGCGGTGGTCGATGCGGTGGGCGAGCGTGTCGGCGCGCTCGATTTCGTCACCCACTGCTACCGCCGCCCGCGCCATCTGCCGGACTGGCCCTACAACCTGTTCGCGATGGTCCATGCGCCCGGCCGCGAAGAGGCGCTCGCGCGCGTGGGCGAGATCGCAGCGCTCATCGAAGGCGGCTTCCCCGGCGCCTGCCGCGGCCGGGACGTCCTGTTCTCCAATGGCATCCTGAAGAAGACCGGCCTGCGCATCGGCGGCTGA